Proteins encoded within one genomic window of Ptiloglossa arizonensis isolate GNS036 chromosome 3, iyPtiAriz1_principal, whole genome shotgun sequence:
- the Edtp gene encoding egg-derived tyrosine phosphatase isoform X2: MTEITIQDLQKLLIYFSKNTYRAKDADSTSQTIMQRCLLLTDLDYTHSIINNNGGDLSAHYPSHLIILEYEKYKNPNMCDTPPPLPRATETIYESMYDPNKLKELIKSARFARCRSRFPLPVILYKGRHVCRSATLSGGPEIYGRSGLDYLFAGSEGIVSIQQQVDEARGGDSVLSDWQLFDKVRHQDIKLLKTLNVGTIIDFMVEKKKVKFGMNVTSSEKVDKEKRYSDFTLISLPYPGCEFFREFRENDYLAKGLVFDWSQTHVDAQIGVPEDLISTQLRINWEQYQVWDLVKLSQNYLKLILRYLSDSSSGILIHCISGWDRTPLFISLLRISLWADGAIHTSLNAYQILYYTIAYDWMLFGHDLEDRLSKGEEIFFFCFYFLKHIHDEEFSVHPRHSRSRHTVLRNDSDSQLDNVMFDSESIVTLSSVSSNLSLNSWCSSVSQNSRDSQDNNPPAVFHCASMESQDDCHSNGNVVSWSFYPSPNKEGIAHGSRSPLPPNRTSPVAVPVPGRLRQRNESSSSGGSWQMISGTGSLRGSTTANAPLADGLTSSSLICKPLCETCTGHTSQESSTTIIEDEACALLAQSRREKLQCLRRIFYNAYSHTVGFRMKDNSESSGFGQLLGNFAEKVGILSVQRTSL, from the exons ATGACAGAAATCACCATTCAAGATTTACAAAAGCTTCTCATATACTTCTCAAAAAATACTTATCGAGCTAAGGATGCAGACAGTACG AGCCAAACAATTATGCAAAGATGTCTGCTACTCACTGATTTAGATTATACACActctataataaataataatggagGTGATCTCAGTGCCCATTATCCTAGCCATCTTATCATTTTAGAGTATGAGAAGTATAAAAATCCAAATATGTGTGATACACCGCCGCCACTGCCACGCGCAACAGAAACTATATATGAAAGCATGTACGATCCAAATAAATTGAAGGAATTGATAAAAAGTGCTAGATTTGCCAGATGTCGTTCAAGATTTCCACTGCCAGTAATATTATATAAGGGTAGACATGTATGCAGATCAGCCACACTGTCTGGTGGACCAGAAATTTATGGTAGATCTGGACTAGATTATTTATTTGCTGGTAGTGAAGGAATAGTCTCTATTCAGCAACAAGTGGACGAAGCTCGAGGAGGTGATTCTGTACTTAGTGATTGGCAATTATTTGACAAAGTTAGGCATCAAGATATCAAACTCTTAAAAACGCTTAATGTAGGAACAATTATTGATTTCATGGTTGAAAAGAAGAAGGTCAAGTTTGGAATGAA CGTGACTTCCTCGGAGAAAGTAGACAAAGAGAAGAGGTACTCAGACTTCACCCTAATTTCACTGCCATATCCTGGATGTGAATTCTTCAGAGAATTTAGAGAAAATGATTATCTGGCTAAGGGGTTAGTGTTCGATTGGTCCCAGACCCATGTAGATGCACAAATTGGCGTGCCTGAGGATTTAATTTCTACTCAGTTACGAATCAATTGGGAACAATATCAAGTCTGGGATCTAGTCAAGCTttctcaaaattatttaaaattgatattaaGATATTTGAGCGATAGTAGTAGTGGAATATTGATACATTGTATCTCag GTTGGGATCGCACaccattatttatttcattattgaGGATAAGTTTGTGGGCTGATGGTGCAATTCATACATCGCTGAATGCATATCAAATTCTTTATTATACAATAGCATATGATTGGATGCTATTTGGTCATGATTTGGAAGATCGATTAAGTAAaggagaagaaatattttttttctgtttttatttCTTAAAGCATATTCATGATGAAGAATTTAGTGTTCATCCACGTCATAGCAGATCTAGGCATACGGTTCTACGCAATGACAGTGACTCACAATTAGATAATGTTATGTTTGATAGTGAATCCATAGTGACCTTAAGCTCGGTCAGTTCCAACTTAAGTCTGAATAGTTGGTGTAGCTCTGTTAGTCAAAATAGCAGAGATAGTCAAGATAATAATCCACCAGCGGTATTTCACTGTGCTTCCATGGAGAGTCAAGACGATTGTCATAGTAATGG GAATGTGGTATCATGGTCATTTTATCCTTCTCCAAATAAAGAAGGTATTGCTCATGGTTCACGATCGCCCCTTCCTCCAAATCGGACTTCTCCTGTAGCGGTTCCTGTACCCGGACGTCTCCGACAACGAAACGAATCTTCGTCATCTGGTGGTTCTTGGCAGATGATATCAGGAACTGGAAGTTTACGTGGTTCTACGACTGCCAATGCTCCGCTCGCAGATGGATTAACGTCTTCTAGTTTAATTTGCAAACCTCTTTGCGAAACTTGTACAGGCCACACGTCTCAAGAATCCAGCACGACGATTATTGAAGATGAAGCATGTGCATTATTAGCACA ATCCCGCAGAGAAAAGTTACAGTGTttaagaagaatattttataacgCTTATAGCCATACAGTTGGATTTCGAATGAAAGACAATTCTGAATCGAGCGGCTTCGGTCAGCTACTTGGCAATTTTGCCGAAAAAGTAGGAATTCTTTCTGTTCAACGCACATCCTTGTGA
- the LOC143144527 gene encoding uncharacterized protein LOC143144527 codes for MSNVVVNININMSNIVVTTYLPLIRSTSLRLVRNSGIKLIYEHEPRSTVVQNPQNSDDKKLSNCTTIAEISCVFKVEVSTKFPFRMYVFYNAEQRSWQTLVDRYKSYGERLWAFDARA; via the exons ATGAGCAATGTCGTTGTGAACATAAATATAAACATGAGCAATATCGTTGTTACTACGTACTTACCGTTGATACGTAGTACTAGTCTTCGTTTAGTCCGAAACAGTGGTATTAAGCTTATATACGAACACGAACCACGAAGTACAGTTGTACAGAATCCACAGAACTCGGACGATAAAaag CTGTCCAATTGTACCACGATTGCAGAGATATCGTGTGTATTTAAAGTTGAAGTTTCCACGAAATTTCCATTTCGAATGTACGTATTTTATAATGCGGAACAACGTAGCTGGCAAACGCTCGTCGATCGGTATAAGTCGTACggtgaacgcctatgggcgttcgatGCTCGTGCTTAG
- the Edtp gene encoding egg-derived tyrosine phosphatase isoform X1 produces MIKILLTVSPLLYFVLEKVGNFTSIMTEITIQDLQKLLIYFSKNTYRAKDADSTSQTIMQRCLLLTDLDYTHSIINNNGGDLSAHYPSHLIILEYEKYKNPNMCDTPPPLPRATETIYESMYDPNKLKELIKSARFARCRSRFPLPVILYKGRHVCRSATLSGGPEIYGRSGLDYLFAGSEGIVSIQQQVDEARGGDSVLSDWQLFDKVRHQDIKLLKTLNVGTIIDFMVEKKKVKFGMNVTSSEKVDKEKRYSDFTLISLPYPGCEFFREFRENDYLAKGLVFDWSQTHVDAQIGVPEDLISTQLRINWEQYQVWDLVKLSQNYLKLILRYLSDSSSGILIHCISGWDRTPLFISLLRISLWADGAIHTSLNAYQILYYTIAYDWMLFGHDLEDRLSKGEEIFFFCFYFLKHIHDEEFSVHPRHSRSRHTVLRNDSDSQLDNVMFDSESIVTLSSVSSNLSLNSWCSSVSQNSRDSQDNNPPAVFHCASMESQDDCHSNGNVVSWSFYPSPNKEGIAHGSRSPLPPNRTSPVAVPVPGRLRQRNESSSSGGSWQMISGTGSLRGSTTANAPLADGLTSSSLICKPLCETCTGHTSQESSTTIIEDEACALLAQSRREKLQCLRRIFYNAYSHTVGFRMKDNSESSGFGQLLGNFAEKVGILSVQRTSL; encoded by the exons ATGATCAAGATATTACTGACTGTTTCACCGTTGCTATACTTTGTACTTGAAAA GGTAGGAAACTTCACTTCAATCATGACAGAAATCACCATTCAAGATTTACAAAAGCTTCTCATATACTTCTCAAAAAATACTTATCGAGCTAAGGATGCAGACAGTACG AGCCAAACAATTATGCAAAGATGTCTGCTACTCACTGATTTAGATTATACACActctataataaataataatggagGTGATCTCAGTGCCCATTATCCTAGCCATCTTATCATTTTAGAGTATGAGAAGTATAAAAATCCAAATATGTGTGATACACCGCCGCCACTGCCACGCGCAACAGAAACTATATATGAAAGCATGTACGATCCAAATAAATTGAAGGAATTGATAAAAAGTGCTAGATTTGCCAGATGTCGTTCAAGATTTCCACTGCCAGTAATATTATATAAGGGTAGACATGTATGCAGATCAGCCACACTGTCTGGTGGACCAGAAATTTATGGTAGATCTGGACTAGATTATTTATTTGCTGGTAGTGAAGGAATAGTCTCTATTCAGCAACAAGTGGACGAAGCTCGAGGAGGTGATTCTGTACTTAGTGATTGGCAATTATTTGACAAAGTTAGGCATCAAGATATCAAACTCTTAAAAACGCTTAATGTAGGAACAATTATTGATTTCATGGTTGAAAAGAAGAAGGTCAAGTTTGGAATGAA CGTGACTTCCTCGGAGAAAGTAGACAAAGAGAAGAGGTACTCAGACTTCACCCTAATTTCACTGCCATATCCTGGATGTGAATTCTTCAGAGAATTTAGAGAAAATGATTATCTGGCTAAGGGGTTAGTGTTCGATTGGTCCCAGACCCATGTAGATGCACAAATTGGCGTGCCTGAGGATTTAATTTCTACTCAGTTACGAATCAATTGGGAACAATATCAAGTCTGGGATCTAGTCAAGCTttctcaaaattatttaaaattgatattaaGATATTTGAGCGATAGTAGTAGTGGAATATTGATACATTGTATCTCag GTTGGGATCGCACaccattatttatttcattattgaGGATAAGTTTGTGGGCTGATGGTGCAATTCATACATCGCTGAATGCATATCAAATTCTTTATTATACAATAGCATATGATTGGATGCTATTTGGTCATGATTTGGAAGATCGATTAAGTAAaggagaagaaatattttttttctgtttttatttCTTAAAGCATATTCATGATGAAGAATTTAGTGTTCATCCACGTCATAGCAGATCTAGGCATACGGTTCTACGCAATGACAGTGACTCACAATTAGATAATGTTATGTTTGATAGTGAATCCATAGTGACCTTAAGCTCGGTCAGTTCCAACTTAAGTCTGAATAGTTGGTGTAGCTCTGTTAGTCAAAATAGCAGAGATAGTCAAGATAATAATCCACCAGCGGTATTTCACTGTGCTTCCATGGAGAGTCAAGACGATTGTCATAGTAATGG GAATGTGGTATCATGGTCATTTTATCCTTCTCCAAATAAAGAAGGTATTGCTCATGGTTCACGATCGCCCCTTCCTCCAAATCGGACTTCTCCTGTAGCGGTTCCTGTACCCGGACGTCTCCGACAACGAAACGAATCTTCGTCATCTGGTGGTTCTTGGCAGATGATATCAGGAACTGGAAGTTTACGTGGTTCTACGACTGCCAATGCTCCGCTCGCAGATGGATTAACGTCTTCTAGTTTAATTTGCAAACCTCTTTGCGAAACTTGTACAGGCCACACGTCTCAAGAATCCAGCACGACGATTATTGAAGATGAAGCATGTGCATTATTAGCACA ATCCCGCAGAGAAAAGTTACAGTGTttaagaagaatattttataacgCTTATAGCCATACAGTTGGATTTCGAATGAAAGACAATTCTGAATCGAGCGGCTTCGGTCAGCTACTTGGCAATTTTGCCGAAAAAGTAGGAATTCTTTCTGTTCAACGCACATCCTTGTGA
- the Pex10 gene encoding peroxisomal biogenesis factor 10 isoform X1 gives MEIKKKHTKLKCASQAEILRSYQRDDDFVKHLREKVIDLLQIVGRQMGTLPFIYSDVPFKLIYFFFTSGMGNQTLGEEYTGIVQANLEARKVPSLLARVIAVILECLGEKALIKILKRLQLSINHPQNKLTPVAVTFLNAFISKMYSMLPIFILIHKGLFYVYGRYYSLSKRLTGIDYAKVYGHYSTNNISWGLRLLGIATLAECILKIWQNSYNESHNDKYMPLDEKHTKLVCQLCLEKVPTTTMSCGHLFCWFCLTDWLNSKPQCPLCREHVIPSRIVHIINL, from the exons atggaaataaagaaaaaacataCTAAATTAAAATGTGCAAGTCAGGCAGAAATTCTTCGATCATATCAAAGGGACGACGATTTTGTCAAACACTTGCGAGAAAAGGTTATAGATCTTCTACAGATTGTTGGAAGACAAATGGGTACCTTACCTTTTATTTATTCTGATGTACCATTTAAACTGATTTACTTCTTTTTTACGTCGGGAATGGGAAATCAAACACTAGGAGAAGAATACACTGGAATTGTACAAGCCAATTTAGAAGCTCGCAAAGTTCCATCATTACTT GCAAGGGTAATAGCAGTAATTTTAGAATGTTTAGGAGAAAAGgcattgataaaaatattaaaaagattaCAGTTATCGATCAATCATCCTCAGAATAAATTGACTCCTGTAGCTGTTACCTTTTTAAATGCATTTATATCAAAAATGTATAGCATGTTacctatttttatattaattcatAAGGGATTATTTTATGTCTATGGCCGATATTACAGCCTAAGTAAAAGATTGACAGGAATTGATTATGCAAAG gtATATGGTCATTATTCAACCAATAATATCAGTTGGGGATTAAGGTTATTGGGAATTGCTACACTTGCAGAATGCATATTGAAGATATGGCAGAACAGCTATAATGAAAGCCATAATGATAAATATATGCCATTAGATGAGAAGCATACTAAATTAGTATGTCAATTATGTCTGGAAAAAGTACCAACGACTACCATGTCCTGTGGTCATTTGTTTTGTTGGTTTTGTCTTACAGACTGGCTAAACTCTAAACCACAATGCCCTTTATGTAGAGAACATGTCATACCTTCTAGAATTGTAcacataataaatttataa
- the Pex10 gene encoding peroxisomal biogenesis factor 10 isoform X2, whose protein sequence is MCKSGRNSSIISKGRRFCQTLARKGEEYTGIVQANLEARKVPSLLARVIAVILECLGEKALIKILKRLQLSINHPQNKLTPVAVTFLNAFISKMYSMLPIFILIHKGLFYVYGRYYSLSKRLTGIDYAKVYGHYSTNNISWGLRLLGIATLAECILKIWQNSYNESHNDKYMPLDEKHTKLVCQLCLEKVPTTTMSCGHLFCWFCLTDWLNSKPQCPLCREHVIPSRIVHIINL, encoded by the exons ATGTGCAAGTCAGGCAGAAATTCTTCGATCATATCAAAGGGACGACGATTTTGTCAAACACTTGCGAGAAAAG GAGAAGAATACACTGGAATTGTACAAGCCAATTTAGAAGCTCGCAAAGTTCCATCATTACTT GCAAGGGTAATAGCAGTAATTTTAGAATGTTTAGGAGAAAAGgcattgataaaaatattaaaaagattaCAGTTATCGATCAATCATCCTCAGAATAAATTGACTCCTGTAGCTGTTACCTTTTTAAATGCATTTATATCAAAAATGTATAGCATGTTacctatttttatattaattcatAAGGGATTATTTTATGTCTATGGCCGATATTACAGCCTAAGTAAAAGATTGACAGGAATTGATTATGCAAAG gtATATGGTCATTATTCAACCAATAATATCAGTTGGGGATTAAGGTTATTGGGAATTGCTACACTTGCAGAATGCATATTGAAGATATGGCAGAACAGCTATAATGAAAGCCATAATGATAAATATATGCCATTAGATGAGAAGCATACTAAATTAGTATGTCAATTATGTCTGGAAAAAGTACCAACGACTACCATGTCCTGTGGTCATTTGTTTTGTTGGTTTTGTCTTACAGACTGGCTAAACTCTAAACCACAATGCCCTTTATGTAGAGAACATGTCATACCTTCTAGAATTGTAcacataataaatttataa